A window of Trichomycterus rosablanca isolate fTriRos1 chromosome 5, fTriRos1.hap1, whole genome shotgun sequence contains these coding sequences:
- the pomk gene encoding protein O-mannose kinase produces MAQRAGSGQKCGVPAIFVCLAALLCANLLLYIYLDAFYETTAPPSAHIHCPPSYFRVGTMTNCTRWLQCPEIHTNVRRLKLIGQGAVKQVYLSEWQGQKVALCILASEQYKADFLHGVSMLCSLQSARVVSLIGMCEENGVFVTEYHPLGSALTLDAILAKDHYRSQDTWQTRLRLALDYVAFLVFLHNSPVGTRVMCDSNDLHKTLSQFLLTSDLRLLANDLDALPLVEPGGQGIKCGHNQLVGEFVAPEQLWPYGEDVPFSDDLMPGYDEKTDMWKIPDVTRFLLGHVPGSDVLHLHLFQVHAECKRQDPRLRPSAHEVLSVYRTVYDSMNESHMENVREML; encoded by the exons ATGGCTCAGAGGGCTGGAAGCGGGCAGAAGTGTGGAGTCCCTGCTATATTTGTATGTCTGGCAGCACTTCTTTGTGCCAATCTGCTTCTCTATATCTACCTGGATGCTTTCTATGAAACGACTGCTCCCCCCTCAGCACACATACATTGTCCACCAAGCTACTTTAGAGTGGGCACTATGACTAACTGTACCCGCTGGCTGCAGTGCCCTGAGATTCACACTAATGTTCGTCGCCTTAAGCTTATTGGACAGGGAGCTGTGAAGCAG GTGTATTTATCAGAGTGGCAGGGGCAAAAAGTAGCCCTGTGCATCTTGGCATCAGAGCAGTATAAAGCTGATTTTCTTCATGGAGTGTCCATGCTGTGTTCATTGCAGAGTGCTCGTGTGGTATCACTAATTGGCATGTGTGAAGAAAATGGAGTGTTCGTTACTGAGTACCACCCTCTGGGTTCAGCACTGACACTTGATGCTATTCTTGCTAAGGATCATTACCGAAGTCAAGACACCTGGCAAACCCGGCTGCGACTGGCACTTGACTATGTTGCTTTTCTGGTGTTTTTACACAACAGTCCAGTGGGCACCCGTGTTATGTGTGACTCAAATGACCTGCACAAAACACTGAGTCAGTTTTTGCTAACCTCTGACCTGCGGCTTCTGGCAAACGACTTGGATGCTCTTCCGCTTGTGGAGCCTGGGGGTCAGGGAATAAAGTGTGGTCACAATCAGCTGGTAGGGGAGTTTGTTGCCCCAGAGCAACTATGGCCTTACGGAGAGGATGTGCCTTTCTCAGATGACCTCATGCCTGGCTATGATGAAAAGACAGACATGTGGAAGATTCCAGATGTGACCCGTTTCTTGCTGGGTCATGTCCCAGGCAGTGATGTTCTTCACTTACACCTTTTTCAGGTCCATGCAGAGTGTAAAAGACAGGATCCTAGGCTACGACCATCAGCGCATGAGGTTTTGAGCGTGTATCGCACGGTTTATGACAGCATGAATGAAAGTCACATGGAAAATGTGAGAGAAATGCTGTGA